In Pedobacter sp. W3I1, one DNA window encodes the following:
- the aroA gene encoding 3-phosphoshikimate 1-carboxyvinyltransferase: protein MSKNALVSFKGTKNINTEIQLTGSKSECNRALIISALSKQLVKVENLSNAADTVTLNGILNKLGVEGSELGEDSKLKTANSELVDVGPAGTAMRFLSAYLSAKNGNFLLTGTERMKQRPIGILAQALKTIGADISYAEAEGFPPLNIVGPLNQKTAEVKIKGDISSQYISALLMIAPILPQGLTLEIEGELTSKPYVDMTLDMLAEVGITHSWNGNSISIKPQAFKPGTLVVEPDWSAASYWYSIAALADEAEISLPALKEKSLQGDSQIKNIMKIFGIATSKTDNGIAISNLGLSLDTKEVLDLKTCPDLAQTIVVIAAALGKNMAFTGLETLKIKETDRIAALQNELAKIGVTFTEDNLVYTLNTDNLHFPDKVTFATYEDHRMAMAFAPLALLINEVEIEEMQVVEKSYPYYWEDLKKAGFDVSIK, encoded by the coding sequence ATGTCGAAAAACGCCTTAGTTTCTTTTAAAGGAACCAAGAATATTAATACGGAAATCCAATTAACAGGCTCGAAAAGCGAATGCAACAGGGCTTTAATTATTAGCGCTTTAAGCAAGCAACTGGTTAAAGTTGAAAATCTTTCCAATGCTGCCGATACGGTAACTTTAAATGGCATCCTGAATAAGTTGGGCGTTGAAGGTAGTGAGTTGGGAGAAGACTCCAAACTAAAAACTGCAAACTCCGAACTGGTTGATGTTGGCCCTGCCGGAACCGCTATGCGTTTCTTATCGGCTTATCTTTCAGCTAAAAATGGTAATTTCTTACTTACCGGAACCGAGCGAATGAAACAGCGCCCTATTGGGATTTTGGCACAGGCTTTAAAAACCATTGGCGCAGATATTTCTTATGCAGAAGCAGAAGGTTTCCCTCCATTGAATATTGTTGGCCCTTTAAATCAAAAAACCGCTGAAGTTAAAATAAAAGGCGATATCAGCAGTCAATATATTTCGGCCTTGCTGATGATTGCTCCTATCCTACCTCAAGGTTTAACTTTAGAAATAGAAGGCGAGCTTACTTCTAAGCCATATGTAGATATGACTTTAGATATGCTGGCTGAAGTTGGCATTACGCATTCCTGGAATGGAAATTCAATTTCCATTAAACCACAGGCTTTTAAACCAGGCACTTTGGTTGTAGAACCCGACTGGAGCGCAGCGTCGTATTGGTATAGTATTGCAGCTTTAGCTGATGAAGCAGAAATTAGTTTACCTGCTTTAAAAGAAAAGAGTTTGCAGGGTGATAGCCAGATCAAAAATATCATGAAGATTTTTGGCATTGCTACCAGCAAAACCGATAATGGCATTGCCATTAGCAACTTAGGCCTTTCTTTAGATACAAAAGAGGTTTTAGACTTAAAAACCTGTCCGGATTTAGCACAAACTATTGTAGTTATTGCAGCAGCTTTGGGCAAAAACATGGCTTTCACTGGTTTAGAAACATTAAAAATTAAAGAAACAGACCGTATTGCAGCCCTTCAGAATGAATTAGCTAAAATAGGCGTTACTTTTACAGAAGATAATCTGGTTTATACTTTAAATACCGATAACCTTCATTTTCCAGATAAAGTCACTTTCGCAACCTACGAGGACCACCGTATGGCAATGGCTTTTGCACCACTTGCCCTATTAATTAACGAAGTTGAAATTGAAGAAATGCAGGTAGTAGAAAAATCTTATCCGTATTATTGGGAAGATTTGAAAAAAGCAGGATTTGATGTTAGTATCAAGTAG
- the aroC gene encoding chorismate synthase, whose translation MAGNSFGQLFRITTFGESHGVAIGVIIDGCPAQLDIDMDFIQSELDKRKPGQSKITTQRKESDIVQILSGVFEGKSTGTPIALLIPNEDQRSKDYGHNLDVYRPSHADYVYDAKYGIRDHRGGGRSSARETAARVAAGAIAKLFLKQQGIEIFAHVTSVGTIEAPNLESNDLSALLQIREENIVRCADPATAHEMIEFIDSVRKDGDTVGGKIGCIIKGCPAGLGEPVFDKLHADLGKAMLSINAVHGFEYGSGFAGSELRGSQHNDIPQPKAADSKVFKTTTNYAGGILGGISNGMDITFKVAFKPVATIMHNQQTINAAGEASEIKGKGRHDPCVVPRAVVIVEAMAALVLADQFLRNKASII comes from the coding sequence ATGGCAGGCAACTCATTCGGACAACTATTTCGTATCACCACTTTTGGCGAATCTCATGGCGTAGCCATTGGAGTAATTATTGATGGCTGTCCGGCGCAATTGGATATCGATATGGATTTTATCCAATCGGAACTGGACAAACGCAAACCAGGTCAATCCAAAATTACCACACAAAGAAAAGAAAGCGATATCGTTCAGATTTTATCGGGTGTATTTGAGGGGAAAAGTACGGGGACACCTATTGCACTTTTAATTCCGAACGAAGATCAACGGTCAAAAGATTACGGTCATAATCTTGATGTTTACCGCCCTAGCCATGCCGATTATGTTTATGATGCGAAATATGGCATCCGCGATCACCGTGGCGGGGGTCGTTCTTCTGCACGCGAAACTGCTGCCCGTGTAGCAGCTGGAGCAATTGCAAAACTGTTTTTAAAGCAGCAAGGTATTGAAATTTTTGCACATGTAACTTCAGTAGGGACAATAGAAGCTCCTAATTTAGAAAGCAATGATTTATCAGCTTTATTGCAAATTAGAGAAGAGAATATTGTGCGTTGTGCTGATCCTGCAACTGCACACGAAATGATCGAGTTTATTGATTCGGTTAGAAAAGATGGCGATACCGTTGGCGGAAAAATAGGCTGCATAATAAAAGGCTGCCCTGCGGGATTAGGTGAGCCTGTTTTCGATAAATTGCATGCTGATTTAGGTAAAGCCATGCTCAGCATTAATGCCGTTCATGGTTTCGAATATGGCTCTGGCTTTGCCGGAAGCGAATTAAGAGGATCTCAGCACAATGATATCCCTCAGCCAAAAGCTGCCGATTCGAAAGTTTTTAAAACGACAACCAATTATGCCGGCGGTATTTTAGGCGGCATTTCTAACGGGATGGATATTACCTTCAAAGTAGCTTTTAAGCCTGTTGCAACCATTATGCATAACCAGCAAACCATCAATGCAGCTGGTGAAGCTTCGGAGATTAAAGGGAAAGGCCGACATGACCCTTGTGTGGTACCCAGAGCAGTAGTAATTGTTGAGGCGATGGCAGCACTCGTTTTAGCCGATCAGTTTTTAAGAAACAAAGCAAGCATTATTTAA
- a CDS encoding DUF1684 domain-containing protein encodes MRIITFLLLLISMNSFAQSYAEQITKHREIYKQDFIKDERSPLKKNDLQNLHFYEADSAYKILADVEILKNEKVFKMPTFNGSSSDYYKYAHVNFILNDKKIQMTLYRSVSLSTNPVYKDHLFLPFTDETNNKETYGGGRYIDLDAKEIVDHHIEIDFNKAYNPYCAYSDGYRCPVPPEENDLPLAVKAGEKLYTGEKKHQK; translated from the coding sequence ATGAGAATCATTACCTTCTTATTGCTATTGATCAGCATGAATAGCTTTGCACAAAGCTATGCTGAACAGATCACAAAACATCGTGAAATCTATAAACAGGATTTCATTAAAGACGAACGGTCACCACTCAAGAAAAACGACCTGCAAAACCTTCACTTTTATGAGGCAGACAGTGCGTATAAAATTTTGGCTGATGTAGAAATACTGAAGAATGAAAAAGTTTTCAAAATGCCGACTTTTAATGGTTCCAGCAGCGATTACTATAAATATGCACATGTAAATTTCATTTTGAATGACAAAAAAATTCAAATGACTTTATATAGAAGTGTTTCTTTATCAACCAACCCGGTTTATAAAGATCACCTCTTTCTGCCTTTTACAGACGAGACCAACAATAAGGAAACTTATGGCGGTGGCAGATACATTGATCTGGATGCAAAAGAAATCGTAGATCATCACATCGAAATCGATTTTAATAAAGCCTATAATCCTTACTGTGCCTATAGTGACGGATACCGTTGCCCTGTGCCGCCAGAAGAAAACGACTTACCATTGGCCGTAAAAGCAGGTGAGAAATTATACACTGGTGAAAAGAAACACCAAAAATAA
- a CDS encoding tetratricopeptide repeat-containing sensor histidine kinase, producing MKNVEKAEEYVDKTIQLSHEKNLKKFSALAYYRRALMYHGRSDYQKAEENYHNAVAEFSSIGNLDMVAGTYLNLGALYGSIPDYVKSLEVNQKAIAIYEKMGNETDMASCYTNISTIYQSLGNQSQALVYMEMALKVFAKEGENTRGVAVVYGLMGTNYFEASDRELTEMNVMPNQKIKLALAYYNKSLKVSEAIGDMGLVGTIKRDLADLYTSIGQKDAAVKSYQKSVELNKSGEDKEAYAASLYALGNFYQKENDFENAIILLNNSLKIAEENRLLDIEKLATLGLSTVYEKQKDYNKSLAYYRQYIAVRDKIFDQEKEKEITRRQMQLDFGIKERDYLLKQKLTEGELKRQQQELVLKRQQLVLSDKEKALDLLTFQKAKADLDIQRLAQDNKFAHAKFAAQLTAGVKDEQISKQVQQIKFDERIKLFLTIATTLILIIAVVIFFNQRKTTRLNKIINTQKRELEQLSKVKDRIFSVVSHDMRTPVNSLISFMQLLEGGNIEQEKLNRYAASLKNNLTYTSTMMENLLNWAASQMQGFNPYLESLDVHDLINEVILSLQDNANEKRLAIQNLVPAKTFCKADSNMFMLVIRNIISNAIKFTPNGGTITVSTLPNGNVQEIKVSDTGIGLTPVQVEHFNKPGYLGAGVSTLGTNKEKGTGLGLLLCRTFISLMDGKISADINPAGGSYFKIILKK from the coding sequence ATGAAAAATGTAGAGAAAGCGGAAGAATATGTGGATAAAACCATTCAGCTTTCGCATGAGAAAAATCTAAAAAAATTCTCTGCATTGGCTTATTACCGAAGAGCTTTAATGTACCATGGAAGGTCTGATTACCAAAAGGCAGAAGAAAACTATCACAATGCAGTTGCCGAGTTTTCTTCAATAGGAAATTTGGATATGGTAGCTGGTACTTACCTCAATCTAGGCGCCTTGTATGGCAGTATTCCCGATTATGTAAAATCCCTAGAAGTTAATCAAAAGGCCATCGCTATCTATGAAAAAATGGGCAACGAAACCGATATGGCAAGTTGTTATACCAATATTTCTACCATTTATCAGAGCTTAGGTAACCAGAGTCAGGCATTGGTTTACATGGAAATGGCGCTAAAAGTATTTGCTAAAGAAGGCGAAAATACAAGAGGTGTAGCCGTTGTTTATGGCCTGATGGGGACCAATTATTTCGAGGCATCAGATCGTGAATTAACGGAGATGAATGTAATGCCCAACCAAAAAATAAAACTGGCCTTAGCGTATTATAACAAGTCGTTAAAAGTGTCAGAAGCTATTGGAGATATGGGTTTAGTAGGTACCATTAAACGAGATCTTGCTGACTTGTATACTTCAATTGGACAAAAGGATGCGGCGGTAAAATCGTATCAAAAATCAGTTGAGTTAAATAAATCGGGAGAAGATAAAGAAGCCTATGCCGCAAGTTTATATGCTTTGGGTAACTTTTACCAAAAAGAAAATGATTTTGAAAATGCAATCATATTACTCAATAATAGTTTAAAAATTGCAGAAGAAAACAGGCTGCTGGATATTGAAAAACTAGCTACTTTAGGTCTAAGTACTGTATATGAGAAACAAAAAGATTATAACAAATCATTAGCCTACTACAGGCAATATATTGCGGTTAGAGATAAAATTTTCGATCAGGAAAAGGAAAAGGAAATTACCAGAAGACAGATGCAGCTCGATTTTGGTATTAAAGAGCGCGACTATTTATTGAAGCAAAAACTTACAGAAGGTGAATTAAAAAGGCAACAGCAGGAACTTGTGCTAAAAAGGCAACAATTGGTGTTGAGTGATAAAGAAAAAGCATTGGATTTGTTAACTTTTCAAAAAGCAAAAGCTGATCTCGATATTCAGCGTTTGGCTCAGGATAACAAATTTGCTCATGCTAAATTTGCGGCACAATTAACCGCTGGAGTAAAGGACGAACAGATTAGTAAACAGGTACAGCAGATTAAATTTGATGAACGCATAAAATTATTCCTTACCATAGCCACAACACTTATTCTGATTATTGCCGTGGTTATATTTTTTAACCAGCGGAAAACAACCAGGCTGAATAAGATTATCAATACGCAAAAACGGGAGTTAGAGCAGTTAAGTAAAGTTAAAGACCGTATTTTTAGTGTAGTAAGCCATGATATGCGTACGCCTGTTAATTCATTAATTTCCTTTATGCAGCTGTTAGAAGGTGGCAATATTGAGCAAGAGAAGTTAAACAGATACGCTGCATCACTGAAAAATAATCTCACCTATACCTCCACAATGATGGAGAACCTCCTCAATTGGGCGGCCAGCCAAATGCAGGGTTTTAACCCGTATTTAGAATCATTAGATGTTCATGATCTGATTAATGAGGTTATTCTTTCTTTGCAGGATAACGCCAATGAAAAGCGCTTAGCTATTCAGAATTTAGTGCCAGCCAAAACATTTTGTAAAGCAGATTCGAACATGTTTATGCTGGTTATTCGCAACATCATCAGTAATGCCATTAAATTTACGCCAAATGGCGGTACCATCACAGTTAGTACTCTTCCTAATGGAAATGTGCAAGAAATTAAAGTTTCAGATACGGGCATCGGTTTAACACCTGTACAGGTAGAACATTTTAATAAGCCAGGTTATTTAGGTGCGGGTGTAAGCACCTTGGGTACAAATAAAGAAAAAGGTACAGGTTTAGGTTTGTTGCTCTGCAGAACCTTTATTAGCTTAATGGATGGTAAGATCAGTGCTGATATTAATCCTGCAGGTGGAAGTTATTTTAAAATAATCCTGAAGAAATAA
- a CDS encoding LytTR family DNA-binding domain-containing protein, translating into MTYSCLIVDDNEIERDAIEMHLKKIPSLNIIAVCSNGIEASQILSSTTVDIVYSDIDMPELSGMDLLKSLKIQPLFIFITSFSEYAAESFNLDALDFIVKPATFERILKATNKAIEYIELRKQVNKLPVENLNNDDKTDDDYFFFRETKGITKLKYNDVIYIESMGDFSKLFTSSDKHVILVSLKNLEKQLPSKIFSRVHKQYIINTNHIVTLTNHEVHLDHNFLVPISASNRQELLEKSIDKKILSRFLK; encoded by the coding sequence ATGACCTACAGTTGCTTAATTGTTGATGATAATGAAATTGAAAGAGATGCTATAGAAATGCATCTAAAAAAAATTCCATCATTAAATATTATTGCTGTTTGTAGTAATGGTATAGAAGCTTCGCAAATTTTATCCTCTACTACAGTAGATATCGTTTATTCTGATATTGATATGCCAGAGCTTTCTGGTATGGATTTATTAAAGAGTCTTAAAATACAGCCACTATTTATCTTTATCACTTCATTTAGTGAGTACGCTGCAGAAAGCTTTAATCTGGATGCGCTGGATTTTATTGTTAAGCCCGCAACATTCGAACGTATATTAAAAGCCACCAATAAAGCAATCGAATATATTGAATTGAGGAAACAAGTAAATAAACTCCCTGTCGAAAACTTAAACAACGACGATAAAACAGACGATGATTATTTCTTTTTTAGGGAAACTAAAGGCATAACCAAGTTGAAATATAATGATGTAATTTATATTGAAAGCATGGGCGATTTTTCAAAGCTGTTTACCAGCAGCGATAAGCATGTTATTTTGGTAAGCCTAAAAAATTTAGAAAAACAGTTGCCTTCGAAAATTTTTTCAAGGGTACACAAACAATACATCATCAATACTAATCATATTGTAACCTTAACCAATCATGAGGTCCATTTAGATCATAACTTTCTGGTTCCAATTAGTGCTTCTAACCGACAAGAATTACTGGAGAAATCAATTGACAAAAAAATCCTATCGAGATTTTTAAAATAA
- a CDS encoding chorismate mutase — MKLNLNIQPLNTWLNVNNEPLIISGPCSAETEEQLLTTAHLLAATGKVSVLRAGIWKPRTRPGEFEGIGSIGLEWLKRAKAETGLPTAVEVANAKHVEEALAAGVDILWIGARSTVNPFTVQEIADALKGHDVPVLIKNPVNPDLQLWIGAIERINGAGITKIGAIHRGFSSFEKSSFRNEPMWELAIQLKTLCPELPIINDPSHICGNRELIPYISQKALDLDMQGLMIESHVDPSVAWTDAKQQVTPAALAELVDRLTVREPEAPNEAFADKLADLRKSIDKIDDILLQKLGERMAVVEKIGEFKRDNQVTILQVNRWDAIIKKGHAFAKALKLDLNFTEKFLELVHGESIRKQTEIMNAGKAEQGIAAEQHTEVKA; from the coding sequence ATGAAACTTAATTTAAACATCCAACCCTTAAACACCTGGTTAAACGTAAACAACGAACCATTAATCATTTCTGGTCCTTGTAGTGCAGAAACTGAAGAACAATTATTAACAACAGCGCATTTATTGGCTGCTACCGGCAAAGTATCGGTATTAAGAGCTGGTATCTGGAAGCCACGTACTCGTCCGGGAGAATTCGAAGGTATCGGAAGTATCGGTTTAGAGTGGTTAAAACGTGCTAAAGCAGAAACTGGTTTACCAACGGCTGTGGAGGTTGCGAATGCAAAACACGTTGAAGAAGCCTTAGCAGCTGGTGTAGATATCCTTTGGATTGGTGCACGTTCTACTGTAAATCCTTTCACTGTTCAGGAAATTGCGGATGCTTTAAAAGGCCATGATGTTCCGGTATTGATCAAAAACCCGGTTAACCCTGATTTACAATTATGGATTGGTGCAATTGAGCGTATTAACGGTGCAGGAATTACTAAAATTGGTGCTATCCACCGCGGTTTCTCATCATTCGAGAAAAGTTCTTTCCGTAACGAACCAATGTGGGAACTTGCTATCCAGTTAAAAACACTTTGCCCTGAATTACCGATCATCAACGATCCAAGTCACATTTGTGGTAATCGTGAGTTAATCCCTTACATTTCTCAAAAAGCATTAGATTTAGACATGCAAGGTTTAATGATCGAATCTCACGTAGATCCTTCAGTTGCCTGGACTGATGCTAAACAACAAGTTACCCCTGCTGCTTTAGCTGAATTGGTTGATCGTTTAACCGTTCGTGAGCCAGAAGCACCAAACGAGGCTTTCGCTGATAAATTAGCTGACCTACGTAAATCAATCGATAAAATTGATGACATCTTATTACAAAAATTGGGTGAGCGTATGGCTGTTGTAGAGAAAATTGGTGAGTTTAAACGCGATAACCAGGTAACTATTTTACAGGTTAACCGCTGGGATGCCATCATTAAAAAAGGTCATGCTTTTGCAAAAGCTTTAAAATTAGATTTAAATTTTACTGAGAAATTCTTAGAATTGGTGCATGGTGAATCAATCCGTAAGCAAACTGAAATTATGAATGCTGGCAAAGCTGAACAAGGCATTGCTGCCGAGCAACATACTGAAGTTAAAGCGTAG
- a CDS encoding thiamine pyrophosphate-dependent enzyme has protein sequence MPNEKLMTNTIDASELSFNDFKSIVINDYKIAFESRQASVLGRREVLTGKAKFGIFGDGKEVPQVAMAKAFKNGDWRSGYYRDQTFAFATGISTIKEFFAQLYANPTDGADPFSGGRQMNCHFATKSINEDGSWNDLTQIKNCSSDISPTGGQMARLVGLAYASKLFRQNKELDYLKHFSVNGNEVAFGTIGNASTSEGVFFEAINAAGVLQIPMAVSIWDDAYGISVPAKYQTTKEDISEVLKGFQRNADQPGYEIYKVKGWDYPALCEVYEKAINVCRDEHVPVLIHVTELTQPQGHSTSGSHERYKSKDRLSWETEHDCILKMRAWMLDSAVATEEEIAEVEKDAKAFVRNAQKEAWNEFLDSIKPEQKQVVDLISSMAKHQPELAKIAANLASTADAQRREVFTAVRKAIRLSTGFNSPERNELLAWYKKQAKFNHDRYNSKLHTDGKESPDMIAVVNAAYDEQSKMVDGREVLNACFNENFARDPRLVAFGEDLGNIGDVNQGFAGLQAKYGELRITDTGIREMTIMGQGIGLAMRGLKPIAEIQYLDYLIFALNVLSDDLASLSYRTKGIQKAPVIVRTRGHRLEGIWHSGSPISMILGALRGMHLCVPRNMTQAAGMYNTLFRADEPAVVIECLNGYRLKEKLPSNVGDFTVPLGKAEVLEEGTDITVVSYGSSLKIVQEAAEELSLLGISVEIIDPQTLLPFDTTQVCVNSLAKTNKLLVVDEDVPGGASAYILQKVLEEQKGYFHLDGQPKTLSAKAHRPPFGSDGDYFSKPSVDDVIETIYQMMHDANPTKYPSFFL, from the coding sequence CGAACTCAGTTTTAACGATTTTAAATCTATCGTCATAAACGACTACAAAATAGCCTTCGAAAGTAGGCAGGCCAGTGTTTTAGGCCGTAGAGAAGTATTAACAGGAAAGGCAAAATTTGGTATTTTTGGTGATGGGAAAGAAGTGCCCCAGGTGGCTATGGCCAAAGCTTTTAAAAACGGCGACTGGCGCTCAGGTTATTACCGCGATCAAACTTTTGCCTTCGCAACAGGTATTTCTACCATTAAAGAATTTTTTGCACAGCTTTATGCCAATCCGACCGATGGAGCTGATCCGTTTTCGGGCGGGAGACAAATGAACTGCCATTTTGCAACAAAATCTATTAATGAAGATGGCAGCTGGAACGATTTAACGCAGATTAAAAACTGCTCATCAGATATTTCTCCAACTGGTGGCCAGATGGCCCGTTTGGTAGGTTTAGCTTATGCTTCTAAATTATTTAGACAAAATAAAGAACTAGATTACTTAAAACACTTTTCTGTAAACGGAAATGAGGTTGCTTTTGGTACCATTGGTAATGCGTCAACTTCGGAAGGGGTATTTTTTGAAGCCATTAACGCTGCAGGTGTTTTACAGATACCTATGGCCGTTTCTATTTGGGATGATGCCTATGGCATTTCAGTTCCGGCAAAATATCAAACTACAAAAGAAGATATTTCTGAGGTTTTAAAAGGTTTTCAGCGTAATGCCGATCAACCAGGATATGAAATTTATAAAGTAAAGGGCTGGGATTATCCGGCTTTATGTGAGGTGTATGAAAAAGCAATAAATGTTTGCAGAGACGAACATGTACCTGTTTTAATTCACGTTACCGAACTTACTCAACCTCAGGGGCACTCTACCTCTGGTTCGCACGAAAGGTACAAATCAAAGGACCGCTTGTCTTGGGAAACCGAACACGATTGTATTCTGAAAATGCGTGCCTGGATGCTTGATTCGGCTGTAGCAACAGAAGAGGAAATTGCAGAGGTTGAAAAAGACGCAAAGGCTTTTGTACGTAATGCACAAAAAGAAGCTTGGAATGAGTTTTTGGATAGTATTAAACCCGAACAAAAACAAGTGGTTGATTTAATTAGCAGTATGGCTAAACATCAACCTGAACTGGCTAAGATTGCAGCAAATCTGGCTTCAACTGCCGATGCACAACGCCGGGAGGTTTTTACTGCTGTACGAAAAGCCATACGTTTATCGACTGGTTTTAACTCTCCGGAACGCAATGAACTGTTGGCATGGTATAAAAAACAAGCTAAGTTTAATCACGACCGTTACAATTCTAAACTGCATACTGACGGCAAAGAAAGTCCTGATATGATTGCAGTGGTTAATGCTGCATATGATGAGCAATCGAAAATGGTCGACGGTAGGGAAGTGCTTAATGCCTGCTTTAACGAAAACTTTGCCCGCGATCCGCGTTTAGTTGCTTTTGGAGAAGATTTAGGGAATATTGGTGATGTAAATCAAGGCTTTGCGGGTTTACAGGCCAAATATGGTGAATTAAGAATTACCGATACTGGAATTAGAGAAATGACCATTATGGGGCAGGGTATTGGTCTGGCTATGAGAGGTTTAAAGCCGATTGCTGAAATACAATATCTTGATTATTTAATTTTTGCACTAAATGTGCTTAGCGACGATTTAGCGTCGCTCTCCTACCGGACTAAAGGGATTCAAAAAGCGCCGGTTATTGTACGTACCCGTGGTCATCGGTTGGAAGGAATCTGGCATTCAGGCTCGCCAATCAGCATGATTTTAGGCGCTTTAAGAGGGATGCATTTATGCGTGCCTAGAAATATGACCCAAGCTGCCGGTATGTACAACACCCTTTTTAGAGCTGATGAACCCGCAGTAGTAATTGAATGTTTAAACGGTTACCGGCTTAAGGAAAAACTACCAAGTAATGTTGGCGATTTTACGGTTCCGTTAGGTAAAGCAGAGGTTTTAGAAGAAGGCACTGATATTACAGTAGTATCTTACGGTTCTTCTTTAAAAATTGTTCAGGAGGCGGCAGAAGAATTGAGCTTATTGGGTATTTCGGTAGAAATTATAGATCCACAAACACTATTGCCTTTCGATACCACACAGGTTTGTGTAAACTCGCTTGCCAAAACCAATAAATTACTGGTCGTAGATGAGGATGTTCCAGGAGGTGCATCTGCCTATATTCTGCAAAAGGTACTGGAAGAGCAAAAAGGTTATTTCCATTTAGATGGTCAGCCAAAAACATTATCGGCTAAAGCGCATCGTCCGCCATTTGGATCAGACGGTGATTATTTCAGTAAACCATCAGTTGATGATGTAATTGAAACCATTTACCAGATGATGCACGATGCAAATCCAACTAAATACCCTTCATTTTTTTTATAA
- a CDS encoding prephenate dehydratase: METTKRVAIQGIKASFHEEAAYKFFGNDIETVECNSFKETCDKLEKNDADFVVMAIENSIAGSLLPNYTLIRDYGFSVVGEVYLPIQLHLMALPGVKFEDIKVVTSHPIAIRQCIDFFYDYPQIKIVESNDTAACAKRIQEEQLTDTMAIANSLAAELYGLNILERRVESNKKNYTRFLILKKDKTDEGKKINKASICFQVGHKAGSLATVLNIFAEQDVSLTKIQSMPVLGKRNEYYFYVDLEWPSTEKYDKAIRKALKYTSNFNILGEYQKNDKV, from the coding sequence ATGGAAACGACAAAACGAGTAGCAATTCAGGGTATTAAAGCATCTTTCCACGAAGAAGCCGCCTACAAATTCTTTGGTAATGATATCGAAACTGTAGAGTGTAATTCTTTTAAAGAAACCTGCGATAAATTAGAGAAAAACGATGCCGACTTCGTAGTAATGGCTATCGAAAACTCTATTGCGGGTAGCTTATTACCAAACTATACACTGATCCGCGATTATGGTTTTTCAGTTGTAGGCGAAGTTTACCTGCCTATCCAATTGCACTTAATGGCGCTACCTGGTGTAAAGTTTGAGGATATTAAAGTGGTTACCTCTCATCCTATCGCCATCCGCCAGTGTATCGATTTCTTTTACGATTATCCACAGATTAAAATTGTAGAGAGCAACGATACTGCTGCCTGCGCAAAGCGGATTCAGGAAGAGCAATTAACTGATACCATGGCCATTGCAAACAGTTTGGCTGCAGAACTTTACGGTTTGAACATTTTAGAACGCCGTGTAGAATCGAACAAGAAAAATTACACCCGCTTTCTAATTCTTAAAAAAGACAAAACAGACGAAGGAAAGAAAATAAACAAAGCGTCTATCTGTTTTCAGGTTGGGCACAAAGCAGGCTCATTGGCCACAGTTTTAAACATCTTTGCTGAACAGGATGTAAGCTTAACAAAAATACAATCTATGCCTGTTTTAGGTAAAAGAAACGAATATTACTTTTACGTCGATTTAGAATGGCCAAGTACAGAAAAATATGATAAAGCCATTAGAAAGGCATTAAAATATACATCGAACTTCAACATATTAGGAGAATATCAAAAGAACGATAAAGTATAA